The Neodiprion lecontei isolate iyNeoLeco1 chromosome 2, iyNeoLeco1.1, whole genome shotgun sequence genome segment GTGGCAGGCATCGAACAGCCAGGATCTATAACGAATTCAGATTTGTCTCTGACTGAGGTGCCGCAGCTGAGTATTAGCGAGTCGGATGCGCGTCTGGCAGAATCTGTACTTGGCAATGCCTATATATTTGGAGAGGACGGTGGTGATATTATGTTCTACGTACTAGATAACGCCCCAACAATTTCCGAATATTAGTGATAAGTTTGCTTTATCTAacttgttattaaaaattattagcaCAATTGAACGTTTTTACGATAACGTTCAAGTAAAATTTAAGCAAAACGGGAAGATTGATCAACATCGACATTTCCTGGCGGCAAAATATTTCTGCATATTTTTAAAGGAATatctaaaaatttcaccaaattatttataaattctaATGAACTCTTTTGGAAAGAGAAGGAGTAAAATCACCACTCAATTAAACAGAAAATCAAAACAGAAGCCCTATCAAAGGGCtttgaaattatgtttacTATCGACATTTAAAGAAACGTCAAACTTCTGAAAAAAAGATCAGATCAGCCATGTACAAAGTTATAAGTAATAGGCTTTAGACAAGTTGGCCATaatgttattcaatttctgcaTTTTTCTCGAAGTACTCGAAGTGAACATACGGCAGTTTTCTAATGTACCACAAGGACTGCCATAATCTGTGATATTAGCTACATAAATACTTTTAGTATGTTATATATTctatgtatattgtatgtcTAACGTATGCAAGCAACGATTTTGTAAGTCTAATACGTACTAACGAAATTCATTCTACTAATTAGAATTTTCATCGTAACTAATTGGTTATTATTTGCAGTTTAAAATGCAgatatcaaatttatttctattatGATAGCAATAATCGCTTTGTTCttaatttcaatcgattttttaagaataatctaaagtaattaattttattcattaaacATGAGAATTTGTTCATAACATTAAGCCGTCATATTTTTAcactatttaaaattttgtaaaaattgaaaatctataATTTATATGCTTCAATGCGTTTCTGTCGTTTGgtagaaaaaatatgatttttaattaccaACATGacttgtaaatataaattcgATATCAATGTTTTTATGGTATCCCATTTTCGTGGAAAATCCACTGCTAGAGCTCAAAACATGGTAATAAACCAGaatagagaaaaatgttttagtCAAAAGTTAGTTGGTTACGATTACGTTGacaaaaatgattataaaaataaataaataatatgatCCCGAAATTTCCGACACGCGCCAACCTgaaacaaatttataaatactGCACAACGTACTCCCGACAACTTTTGTATAAAGTATTTTTGTCCATACCTCGTAGCCACTTTTGTATCAAttgcaataaatatattaGAATAAGACATCCTTagtatatgtacatacctatatgtaaGTACATCTAAAGAGTGCCTGTTCAAAAAGCTGGTATgcttatacctatgtatgtatgtatagatacatatacatatgttaaATAAATACTTGAACTCTAAAATagacatatatattatacacgtaaaagaaaaaaaaaatatgtagtaAGTAAAAAATGCGTAAGACTGATGTTACTGTGATACATGTTGTGAAAGTACATGTAGATAgagaaacagaagaaaataacaGAGATATTATTATGCAAAATACCATaagataatatttaaaaaatattattatcccACTTTTATCATacttatgtatacatatatatatagatatatgtgtatatacatatactggGGCTGTGCGGTTACCAGAATTCTTCGGGTTGGTCGGTCCGGGAAAATTCTATTAGTTTCGGGTCGGGTTCCCGTCATTTTCGGGATTCCCTAAAAATAGCAgttttgtagaaatttttgggATTCCCTGATGACTGATGATATACTTTTTACTGACAATACTAATGTCATTTAGATGTACTATTCATTTCGggtttcgggtttctcagatTTCGGTTTTACGAATATTCCGGGTTTCTCGACCATTCCGGTATCACTAAAAAACCCGATCCGATACAAACCCGTCCCGAACCCAGACATTTTTCCCCGAGATTTTGGGAAACTGCACAACCCtaagatatattatatacatgatTGGTACTTGTTATGTTATGTTATTCAAAACAGCCCTTAGGCCGGGAGttaataaatgataaatatacAAAGTGTTTGTATGTATAGCCTGTCTATACTTCTTCCTGTTCTATTGGGTATCtgtatttttctgaatacCACTTTTATATATCACGATTGAGATTCAGACAACTGCGTACGACGTACTTGACTACCGCTACTTAGCACATTACGATCTAAAgtatgatagtaataatattacgCAGTCTGGGATATTGAAGGTTGTCCGAAAAAAGTGGTTAGGATCGGTAGAATACATGAGATGTTGCCATGGTacttaaaattttcagatatttGTCTATGTGGGCTTTGAgaaaattcaactcaaaaaacgGGGCTCTACGAAAATGGggcgatgaaaaattgtgttGATAAATTCAAAACGACTGATTCTATTTTAACGGTCATAGTTGGACAAACGACTATTTGAAATGCATAGCCTATGTTCAGGATGTTCTTCtggtgtaaaatttgaaacacttATATGTCTACATCCTTTATCagagtgataaaaataaagaaatccaAATCTCAacgtaaagagaaaaaactttGACAACCATACGATAAGAATATTCATTTGAACATCAGAATGTATATTCTGTgatagtcttttttttttgtctacgGATTTCTTATTTGTATTATATTgcaaaaaaggggaaaaaacgACAATCAGTTTTGGGTTGTTTTAGATTATACTATAATTTATAATGTTAGTTATGCTACGAATACAAGACTACatacaatattaattattgtataatagaATAGCATACAATATAAACAGGACTTTTGATTaacgttgaattttgtaaattacatACGGGTTTGTATAACGCTAATTGCGTAATAACCACATGGGGTGGGAGGAGGGGGTCACAGCACACGTTAGGTCTcattttgatcaaattttcaatttacccaTTAATATGACTCTCTACTATGGCACAAGTAATTATTTGATAGAATAAAACgataaaacgaaaaacgatattggacagaaaaaaaacaacgtaaaaggtcaaaattcaaaatgaacTTTGCGAATAAAATATGCAATAAATACCGccacaaaatttttgatatcaaACACGGAAGGATTAATTCAAAAAACagtaaatagataaataagaTGGAAAAGAGTATTTCAAagtgaaatagaaaattaaattaaaagaCCAAACGTAGCGCCACCTTAACCTACGTGCGTACTATGGCACATATCTATTATGAtacgatataaatatacattaaCAAACATGTAACACAGGAAGATTCAGGTATAACTGGAACATTTTTTTGGATAGATTCTTTTCGAATGTCAATATTTATCGGGTAGATATTGAAGATTTCATTCGCctttttgattaaaattcgGAGAGTTCTAAATTATATTACTTTTCAATAATACCGAATCTCTCCATGAATTCCTGGACTTCTTGTGCGTCGACcaggtgaaataaaaaaaaaaaaaaagtttcaaacgtACTTTAGCTAACTGTTACCACTTTCATAGATTTTTCTACTGGTTTGAAAAGCTATTCCAAAAGCAACAGGTAAGGCTcacaatgaaaaattctgatgTATTGAagtaaacaaattatttttcgagtaTTGCCAAGAACTCTCATTGCATAGAAAAAAACCTAACCAatcaaaatatacatacaagaatatttataatgtttttgatgcagaaaaaaaaaaatcgttcacccgaaattttcttgaaaagaaACTTTATTCATAGATTTTTTGACAAGGAATCTCCTTTTCAACATTTTACGATCATATACCTAAATCATTCTGTACAATAGGAATAACAAACTATAATTAAGCAATCATTCGATTCAACGATCTATAAAACAGTacttgagttttttttttcaagttaaaaGCGCTGATTATAACTTCGATAAACAAAATCACTGTCAAATTGTACaaggtattatatatatataatcggTATTTCAGTCTGTGGTTAGCTGAGGTAAtacacaaacattttttttttttttctttttttctcagttcCAAAAAGCTGGGAGATTATGGTTTTTTTAGTTCGTTCTCTGTCATACCACGTCAGATCTTTGGTCTGTATCTTTGCATCCAAAATCATAAACACATAAAAGACTCTAGTAGACCTTAGACTGGTATTTCATGTAATAAGATTAATTTGCATTATCATACATAACGTAAAACTTAGTTCCTACTTAGccagaaaaatgtttttagaAAGAAGTACGACAATGCAACGGCGTACAGTATTTTGTCCCGTTGTTGACGCTGTTGGGACTCAACTTCAACCGCTAAAATACGTCGAGTCAACTTTCCGACCTGACGCCGGAGGTGCTGTATTTCTTCCGACGGCGGCAACGAGACATCCAATGAATTGTACGACGGCGTTTGTTCCCTGAAATACCAATATTTCCCTGGTAAATGTGTGATACGCTCAATCCTCTGGGACCTTATtctgatattttattacttgTCACAGCGAAAAGTGATAGAACCAGATGTTGCTGGGTTAAATTGTAACGATAACGTAacgtcaaaatttattttcggtaATTTCACAGGCAAAAACTCAATCATTATTTTCAGAGTATTAAAATAGTTTTGCTGAGATCAATGAACTAGTTTAGTAGAccattttattgaaaaatcttcaacagAGTGACGTGAGTTCCTCGATCTAATCTAATAAAACATTCGTAGGGTGAAAAGTACCAGGTAACAACTGTGCGATATTTTATGTGGACTAACTGAAAAAGTTAGTTTATCTTTGCAAAACTATTTTGATACTATAAAAATCATGATCGACACATTTTTGCCTTTGAACAGTTGCAAATTAATCCTCAGGTATATCCTGAAAACATTGAGCTGCATCACTCATGTCACTGTGATAAGAGAGAATGATTTTAGAATCAGTACCCACGAATTCCCAATCCGTATATGCACCTACCTAACTTGCCTGACAATTTGATTGTCGTTATTGTATCGGCCTCGAGACCTAGAGACGGTCGATGGCGTCTCTGtattttcattcgtaaatTCATTTGGATCCTCTTCGTCGACGGCAGGGAAAAAATGATCGTCCAATGTCAAAATGCGGGGGGGAGTCTGAAATTGATATACATAAAAGAGATTTTATGAGTACTTCATTAACTTTCCTTGATTTACTACCCCTGTTATATTCAACTTTTTAgaatagaagaaaaacaaagtatatacaTTGAAAGACAACTTTTATTAGTAAACTAAAATACGGTCTTTCATGAGTTCATTTTTTTGGACATGTCAAAAATAAAGTCAGATCTATTTCTGTGAAAATACATGTACTTACCTGGACTCTGATCATGCCTGGCTCTGGCGGCATAAcggaattttccaaaataatttCTCTAGGTGGAGCCTTTGTACCTACGTGTTGATCCTGTCCTGTttaaaggaatgaaaaataggCTTGTTCAAATGCTGTTACTCATTTCGTCAATGCGAATAGCTAATAAAAATGTCAACTTTCCTAAGACGGTAATTCAAATAATACATTTCGGTGGAAtaaggtttgaaaaaataatcatcaaGCAAAAACAATTGCTGAAATACTTCCAATATACGTGAATATTTGGTAACATGTACAAAGAATAATAGTGTACAAGAAATGAAGacatttcagaaaaattgagaagTTGAAATGtcattctttcaaatttacaagtgACGGTTAATTCTAATTAAATTCTAGGATATATCAATTGCAGGGGATTTATTTCGAAAAGCTAATGGCGTTGAAAGGATATTTCTAATATCTGAAGGATTATCAGGATAGTAACATTAGTCCGTGTTTACTAAAaataagagaataaaaaaaaaattatcaagaatCTAGAAAACTTTGTTTTCTAGTACAGTATTGAGAATTTAAAATTGCCTGTGATTCCTCTTAATTTTAACCATCACCACTGGCTTAAACCGATGACACAAACTATACTAGTAAACATCGAATACCTATGAAATTTGGGATAATATAATCCTACGTACGCATGATCTGATCCGTGAAAGCTataaaatacataatataGTATACGATAACCGAGTTGAACGTGAAACACATGAAACATAGTTTACAGACAATATAAGGGAAAACAAGAAGTTACACTTATATAAGACGTCATAATATTGATTAAAAACTAAAGAAACATAATGGAAAAATGCAATGTAAACCATACAAAATAGCTGGGCAAGATATACTGTATAGATGTTGGCAGTTTTAAATCAGGTTAATGCACACAGTTTCATAGttcagaaaaaattagaacattcttgaaactgacaaaaaaaacaagttatGCCACAAGGATCTTGTATTTTTGGATTGTCACAGTCATTAATAATAGTAAGTaagtaagaataaaaatatttgcgaaTACTGGGTAGAATTGATCCTTAAATAAAAGACAAGAAATATAAAGTCCGAAGTAAATAATAGTATTAAATATACTTGCACAGATAATGGCAACATAAAAAGTAATTACAAGTACCTTCAATACCGAATGGCCATTGTATCGACAAATTCATAGAAAACAAGTGTTTTTTTACATATCTTAAGGGGTTACATGGGTCttgcaatttcaaaaattccgttttttctttattttttgttgtaatataataaaagaattattttattcaaacttgAGGCATATGAAAGAACAATATATGAAtgatatttcataaaatttctgtccaagaattttttaaattcagccGCTCAGAACTAGTTACCGGAGACGCAGTACTTTCACGGTAGACACAATAACTCATGGtagcttcatttgaattcaagAAACCAATATTTTCTGTTAGAAGGTGAGTTTAGCTAGTGAATGAACGAagaattcttaaaaaaaacttgaaattgcaatttttggCAGAGCTTTTTGCAAAGTACGATTTTCGCTACTCTTTACATCATGTATTGCCTTGTAAAATGAGTTgtgatcaaagaaaaaaaaaatcctttgtTCGTCCACCAGTCAATCCTATCTAGAAGAACTGTGcgaaatttaaataacatcACTGCATTAATTTCTGAGAAATCGTGTCCACCGacttcaaaaatataattttgagaaaagaaCGATATACCTGCAACGCTCCAAGCCAGTCGAGCTTaatgaaaggaaaatttcCAAAGGCTCTCTTCCCTAGACTTTTACTCCAATTGACTTGAAACGatgggaaaatatttttgacatgTTGTactattatataaaaaaaatttcaaaaaatggattctttgaaattttaagacCCATGTAACCCCATaagttttgtaaattttttttatgtatacatgGAAACTCAGGACTATTGCCCCATATGTTGTCAATGTGTTCTCTATGAAAATCTGAGACTGTAGggtttttgtactttttacAGGAAATTTCTCGTTTGCGAATTACAGCCTTTTAAAATTGGCCAATCCACTAGTATCTGATAGTTCAGGACAGTTGCTGAGTGCATAACAATCAAATGACGATCAGTCAACGCTGTTCTGCGCCATCAGATGCTACCGGATTGGCCAATTTCAAAAGGTTCCAATTCACAAACGACAAATTCTCTATCAGCAAGAAAAAACGTTTTAGTCACAGATTTTCACAAGGCATACATTAGTAGCTTCTGGGGGGGTAGCTTTGGGTTACCTTGAATAACATTGAAAGTTACAGTGGCGGAAGAAGAAATTGCAGGGCAAATTGTGAACAATAATTAAACAAGTAAGAATAATGAGGTTGAAATTTGTAACATTAACATAATAACGGATTTTGAAGAGAAATCACAATCTCACAACTTtagaattgtttgaaattcagtaaacaaGGTGGGCACTGAaaatagttataaaaattaccTGACTTTTCCCTGGCTTTCCCTgactaaaattcaaaataaaattctcaatTCGAATCACTAATAAATGAAGGGCATAATGAATCGGTTCTCGAAAAACACATTTATAATCTATTTAATAGTTTGCAAACTTAACACCGTCAACGTAATTCTAAAGATGCAAAATAATGATTTCTTTATAAACATTTCGTTGTGTTAGCATTACTAAATTAAGACGCATAGAGAAGAAAGGTAATTCAGTTGACAAACAACAAAAACCAAACACTCATTAATATCACAAACCATTTTTTTACTATGAAACGCACATTTGgtgaaatcaaaaacaaaagaatcaACATTTCTCAAGAGTAAAGCACCACAAACAAGTTGAAAACATCGTAGAATGACTGGCAATATTTTTGGAAGACTAGTAAGTCAAAACGTAAACTAACAACAACGAACAGAAACATAAGGAGGCAGCCTATTTATACACCCAAAGAACAGAGTGCTTAGGATGtctatttataaataaaccaGTGCCAAATGGGTTAGCAACTGAGCATAAGATTTTGGCGAATATCCTATTTTACTTTGTGTCACCACCCAGTTATTGAAATGGAATTAAAACTTACCAGCAACAAGGATCCTGTCTGGTACATGCATCTCGAATTTCTCGTTCGCCAGCATCTGATTCCAGCTTGAGCCGTTCATCCCAGGAACATTCTCGTCGGTGTAATCACCGCTGACTCTTATGCTCTTAGGTACCCTCATTCGTTTGTTTATATCCAAGGTGAAGTTCGAGTCATAGAAGCTGTCCGCCTCGCCATTGAATCGAGTCGGACTATGAGCCTTGGACATTTTGCCTGACATGGATAATAGAACGAGAAAAATGTAGACAAAGAGAAGTAGTGGACACTGATTTCAAGATTCGTGACACTATTCGACCTTCTTTGCTTGGAAAGTCGGAATATTTATATCTTGACAACCGGAGCCGCAAACAGCCGTTGAATTCAACCCTTTTTTGTATACAATACGAAAAATACAGACGAACCTGACGTGATATAATgatggttgaaaattaaaacctAACCTACGAATAGTGGAGGACAGTGTTTTGCGATATTCGTAATCGTGCGATTCGTCGAGTGGGCGGTTTTGACATCAATTTGCTTATATATCGGGccatatt includes the following:
- the LOC107227947 gene encoding transport and Golgi organization protein 11 isoform X1, producing MSKAHSPTRFNGEADSFYDSNFTLDINKRMRVPKSIRVSGDYTDENVPGMNGSSWNQMLANEKFEMHVPDRILVAAFTDQIMRQDQHVGTKAPPREIILENSVMPPEPGMIRVQTPPRILTLDDHFFPAVDEEDPNEFTNENTETPSTVSRSRGRYNNDNQIVRQVREQTPSYNSLDVSLPPSEEIQHLRRQVGKLTRRILAVEVESQQRQQRDKILYAVALSYFFLKTFFWLSRN
- the LOC107227947 gene encoding transport and Golgi organization protein 11 isoform X2, which gives rise to MSKAHSPTRFNGEADSFYDSNFTLDINKRMRVPKSIRVSGDYTDENVPGMNGSSWNQMLANEKFEMHVPDRILVAGQDQHVGTKAPPREIILENSVMPPEPGMIRVQTPPRILTLDDHFFPAVDEEDPNEFTNENTETPSTVSRSRGRYNNDNQIVRQVREQTPSYNSLDVSLPPSEEIQHLRRQVGKLTRRILAVEVESQQRQQRDKILYAVALSYFFLKTFFWLSRN